The segment GTGCAAGGAGTTCCTCGACTACCAGGGAGCCCGCGGCATCAATATCTATGACGAGTACGACGGCGGGATCGCCGAGTGGGGGCCGTCGCCTTTCGCGTACGAAGACAGCCAGGAAGGCTGGCAAGCCCGCCAGGCCATGCAGGTCATGCGCACCGCCCAGGCCGCCGGCAAGCCCTTCCTGGTCCACCTCTCGCAGACCAAGCCCCACCAGCCCTACAAACCCGCCCGCCAGTTCTGGGACCTGTACGAGGGCAAGGTACACCTGCCGCCCAACGCCGACTACGACATGCACGCCGCCGCAAAGGCCCCGTACCTGATCCACGTCTCCGACAGCAACCGCAAGAATCCCAATTTCGATGCCAACCGCCGCGGCAAGCTGCAGGGGTACCTCGGCAACGTGACGCACTGCGACTTCGCCATCGGGCAGGTGCTGGAGTTCATGGCCGCCCAGGGGCTGATGGAAAACACGATCATTGTCTACTCGGCCGACCACGGCGAATATGCCGCCGAGCATGGCCCGGGCGAGAAGGTGCCGGGCATCGCTGCCGACGCGGTGGTGCGAGTGCCGTTCATCTGGCACTGGGCGGGCAATCCTGCGATCAAGGGCGGCCAGGTCATCACAGACCCCGTCGAGACGATCGACGTGGCCCGGACGTTGTGTGCGCTGGCGGGCGTCGAGCGGCTGGACACTGCCGACGGGCAGGACCTCGCGCCGGTGCTGGCGGGGCAGGCCGTGCAGCCGCACCGGATCGCCGTGACAGAGTATCCGCTGAGCAAGTCCGTGCGGATGGGCAAGTGGCGGATGGTGTATTACCCGCCGGGGTTCTTCCGCGGTTACGGGCCCGACGACTGGGGCGAGTTGTACGACCTCCAGGCCGACCCGTGGGAGATGAAGAACCTGTACTTTGGCGCCCAATACGCCGCTGTCGTGCGGCAGATGGAACGCGAACTGCTCGACTGGCTGTGCATGACCGGCAGGCCGACGACAGCCTATACCCCCGTGACGGCGCTGGGCGCCGACGGCAAGATCACGCCCGAGGAGATCTGGGGCGGCACGCCGTGCGCGCCGTATCTGTAGCTGTAGAGGAGTTAGAGTCCCTGAGAGGAGGCCGCTTCAGCGGCCTTGGTCCCGCCGAAGGCGGGGTTAGCCCCGGCCTTCAGGCCGGGGTGGAGGATCACGGACGTTCTCCCTTTCTTCTTGTATTTGAGCCCGCTTCAGCGGGCCTGTTTCTGGGGTGCATGTATGTCAACGCGAGCTTATAGCGAAATCAACTTCCACGTCACGTGGCACGTCAAGGATGATGAGCCGATTCTGTGTGACGAGGTCGAGGCACAACTGCAGCGGTTTCTCCAGACCAAGGCCGCGGCGACGTCGAAGATCTACTTTCACGTTGTCGGAGGAACCGATACTCACGTGCATATTGTCTTTTCCCAGGAGCCCGACCTCCTGACCAGCACGTTTATCGGCGAATTGAAAGGCGCCTCGGCGCACTTCATCAATCACCAGATCCTCAACCGCAAGGCCCTGGAGTGGCAAAGCGGATATGGCATCGTTTGCTTCGGCAGCAGCCACCTTCCGTGGGTGGCGGATTATGTGCGGAATCAGCGTCAGCGACATGCCAAGGGCGATATCCACGAGAGACTCGAGCGTACCGAGCCCGAAGAGCGGGATAAGCCCGCTGAAGCGGGCTAAGAAAAGAAGAAAAAAAGAAGAGGGAGTCTGTGCGCCCTGGGACCCCGGCCTAAAAGGCCGGGGCTAACCCCGCCTTCGGCGGGATCAAGGCCGCTGAAGCGGCCTGCCGTCCAGTCACCCGGTCCCCAACTCCCGGTTCCCATCTCCGGTCTCGAGCCTATGGCTCCCGGTTCCCGGTTCCCAGTTCCTGTGCTACCGTACGCCGTACGAGTCGAGGCTGAAGATTTCGCCGTCGCTTTTGCGGCGGCCTTCTTCCAACGGGTGGATCAAGTCGTCCGAGGCGGGATAGCCCAGGGGCGTCAGGACCACGATCTTGACGCGCGGCGGGATGTTCACCAGGCGCTTGACGACCGTCTCGTCGAAAGCCCCGACCCAGCAGGTGCCCAGACCCTGCGACACTGCCGCCAGCGTCAGGTGGTCGACGGCGATGGCCACGTCGACGTCGGCGCTGTTGCCGTATCCGCCCATGCGTTTGTAGGCGAACTCGGCCATGCTGCACGCCACGACGATGACCGGCGCCTCGGCCATCCAGATCTGCCCGTTGCACGCGCGGGCGACGGACTCGCGGGCGGCCTTGTCGTGGATGAAGATGAAATGCCACGGTTGAAAGTTCGACGCCGACGGGGCGGCGCGCATCGCATCGTGCATCTGCTGCACCACGGTGGGCGGGATCGGCTTGGGCAGATATTTCCGTACGCTGCGACGATTGACGATAGCGGTCATGACATCCATATGGAAAGTTTATCGACCATCGGCGTCTGCAGGCTGAGAAGAAACGACGCGCGGGAACCGAGGAAGAATGGAATGTTGGAATGGAAGGACGGAATAATGGAAGGGTGGCATGGCGACACGCGTTGTTGTTTCATGCGGGTCGCCATGGGGCGTTGGAGTTTGTCA is part of the Planctomycetaceae bacterium genome and harbors:
- a CDS encoding transposase, translating into MSTRAYSEINFHVTWHVKDDEPILCDEVEAQLQRFLQTKAAATSKIYFHVVGGTDTHVHIVFSQEPDLLTSTFIGELKGASAHFINHQILNRKALEWQSGYGIVCFGSSHLPWVADYVRNQRQRHAKGDIHERLERTEPEERDKPAEAG
- a CDS encoding nitroreductase family protein; this translates as MTAIVNRRSVRKYLPKPIPPTVVQQMHDAMRAAPSASNFQPWHFIFIHDKAARESVARACNGQIWMAEAPVIVVACSMAEFAYKRMGGYGNSADVDVAIAVDHLTLAAVSQGLGTCWVGAFDETVVKRLVNIPPRVKIVVLTPLGYPASDDLIHPLEEGRRKSDGEIFSLDSYGVR
- a CDS encoding sulfatase-like hydrolase/transferase; this encodes MCTRPNILFILSDQHNAKYMGHTGLTGAITPNLDRLAAGGVRFDAAYCPVTICGPSRVAYHSGQYAHNSGRFGFSGPMPPMPTLYGHFRRAGYHTACIGKMHCPHYWLERDCDEFYETDRTSVGGSCKEFLDYQGARGINIYDEYDGGIAEWGPSPFAYEDSQEGWQARQAMQVMRTAQAAGKPFLVHLSQTKPHQPYKPARQFWDLYEGKVHLPPNADYDMHAAAKAPYLIHVSDSNRKNPNFDANRRGKLQGYLGNVTHCDFAIGQVLEFMAAQGLMENTIIVYSADHGEYAAEHGPGEKVPGIAADAVVRVPFIWHWAGNPAIKGGQVITDPVETIDVARTLCALAGVERLDTADGQDLAPVLAGQAVQPHRIAVTEYPLSKSVRMGKWRMVYYPPGFFRGYGPDDWGELYDLQADPWEMKNLYFGAQYAAVVRQMERELLDWLCMTGRPTTAYTPVTALGADGKITPEEIWGGTPCAPYL